In a single window of the Flavivirga spongiicola genome:
- a CDS encoding antibiotic biosynthesis monooxygenase family protein — translation MYSIVWKYKVNEENQTEFESEYGKFGTWSRLFMSSDNYKGSFLHKSPDMNDTYLLIDTWTDEQSYKDFKNINESTYEDLSSGFEKLYETEEKIGAFNAVN, via the coding sequence ATGTACTCAATAGTTTGGAAGTATAAAGTGAATGAAGAAAATCAAACAGAATTTGAATCAGAATATGGAAAATTCGGAACTTGGTCAAGACTATTTATGAGTTCTGATAATTATAAAGGTTCTTTTTTACATAAAAGCCCAGATATGAATGATACTTATCTTCTTATTGATACTTGGACTGACGAACAATCCTATAAAGATTTTAAAAATATAAATGAAAGTACTTACGAAGATTTAAGCTCTGGATTCGAAAAACTATATGAAACAGAGGAAAAGATAGGAGCATTTAACGCGGTTAATTGA